A portion of the Acidimicrobiales bacterium genome contains these proteins:
- a CDS encoding amidohydrolase family protein has translation MTATDASTEHYTVISADTHAGGSHQAYREYLAEEFRDEFDAWRGKYKNPYKDLGDNRRLRNWDNDMRNQAQLDEEGVVGEVIFPNTVPPFFPSFVLFAQPPTAEQYRQRRAGIQAHNRWLKEFCEDYPERRAGVGQIFLNDVDDAIEDAKWIKENGLRGGILLPNIAPDVKWVKPLYDPCYDPLWEVLTDLDMPINMHSGTGNPDYGKYPISMLLYIGEVGFYTQRPLVHMILGAVFERFPTMKFVLTEIGAAWIPPLLEQLDGTISRIRDTGETGEIKYDRGVLPSMLASEMWAQCGYVGVSGPGAGDMEARHAVGVDRFMWGSDYPHDEGTHPNTKEHLRRRFADIPHEDCVKMLAGNAAKLYDFDLDKLAPLAKQYGPTREELHTPVDGPDDADYLGIGEDMDTDAL, from the coding sequence ATGACCGCCACCGACGCATCGACTGAGCACTACACCGTCATCTCCGCCGACACCCATGCCGGCGGGAGCCACCAGGCATATCGCGAGTACCTCGCCGAGGAGTTCCGCGACGAGTTCGACGCCTGGCGCGGAAAATACAAGAACCCCTACAAGGATCTCGGCGACAACCGTCGGCTCCGCAACTGGGACAACGACATGCGCAACCAGGCGCAGCTCGACGAAGAGGGCGTGGTCGGCGAGGTCATCTTCCCCAACACCGTGCCGCCGTTCTTCCCGAGCTTCGTGCTGTTCGCCCAGCCCCCGACGGCCGAGCAGTACCGCCAGCGTCGGGCCGGTATCCAGGCTCACAATCGTTGGTTGAAGGAATTCTGCGAGGACTATCCCGAGCGGCGCGCCGGTGTGGGCCAGATCTTCCTCAACGATGTCGACGACGCCATCGAGGACGCCAAGTGGATCAAGGAGAACGGGCTGCGCGGCGGCATTCTCCTGCCCAACATCGCCCCCGACGTCAAGTGGGTCAAACCGCTCTACGACCCCTGCTACGACCCGCTGTGGGAGGTGCTCACCGATCTCGACATGCCGATCAACATGCACTCGGGCACCGGCAACCCCGACTATGGCAAGTACCCGATCTCGATGCTGCTCTACATCGGCGAGGTCGGCTTCTACACCCAGCGGCCGCTGGTCCACATGATCCTCGGCGCCGTGTTCGAGCGCTTCCCGACGATGAAGTTCGTGCTCACCGAGATCGGCGCAGCGTGGATCCCGCCGCTGCTCGAACAGCTCGACGGCACCATCTCGCGCATCCGCGACACCGGTGAGACCGGCGAGATCAAGTACGACCGCGGAGTGCTGCCGTCGATGCTCGCCTCGGAGATGTGGGCCCAGTGCGGCTACGTCGGCGTGTCCGGTCCGGGGGCGGGCGACATGGAGGCTCGCCACGCGGTCGGCGTCGACCGTTTCATGTGGGGCAGCGACTACCCCCACGACGAGGGCACCCATCCGAACACCAAGGAGCACCTGCGTCGTCGCTTCGCCGACATCCCCCACGAGGACTGCGTGAAGATGTTGGCCGGCAACGCGGCGAAGCTCTACGACTTCGATCTCGACAAGCTCGCGCCGCTGGCCAAGCAGTACGGCCCGACCCGGGAAGAACTGCACACCCCGGTCGACGGCCCCGACGACGCCGACTACCTCGGCATCGGCGAAGACATGGACACCGACGCCCTCTGA